In the Pseudolabrys taiwanensis genome, one interval contains:
- a CDS encoding LysR family transcriptional regulator: MDLRTLRAFVEVVRQGGFSPAAKTLFATQSTVSKAVKQIEDEIGVPLLDRVGHRSTLTAAGDIVFQRALRMLAERDDLLAELDELRGLKRGTLRLGLPPVGSSTLFAPLFATYRNLYPGIDIRLVEYGSSRLEEVLLSGEIELAASLLPVSDGFEWQEVKREPLVALLPVNHELARRKSIGLPALQHLPFILFEAGFALNRVILDACRRHGFEPTVVARSSQIDFVVELAAAGLGIAFLPRMIAAQRKHPTVRHVLLDEPDTDWHIAMIWRRGGYLSHAGRAWLDLVRGTGGKT; the protein is encoded by the coding sequence ATGGATCTCAGGACCCTGCGGGCTTTCGTCGAGGTGGTGCGCCAGGGCGGCTTCTCGCCGGCGGCCAAGACCCTGTTTGCGACACAGTCGACGGTGAGCAAGGCGGTCAAGCAGATCGAGGACGAGATCGGCGTGCCGCTGCTCGACCGGGTCGGCCACCGCAGCACGTTGACCGCGGCCGGCGACATCGTTTTTCAGCGCGCCTTGCGCATGCTGGCCGAACGCGACGACCTCCTCGCCGAGCTCGACGAGCTGCGCGGCCTCAAGCGCGGCACGCTCCGGCTCGGCCTGCCGCCCGTCGGCAGCAGCACCTTGTTCGCGCCACTGTTCGCGACCTACCGCAATCTATATCCCGGCATCGACATCCGCCTGGTCGAGTACGGCAGCTCCCGCCTCGAGGAGGTGCTGCTGTCGGGCGAGATCGAGCTCGCCGCGTCGCTGCTGCCGGTGTCGGACGGCTTCGAATGGCAGGAGGTCAAGCGCGAACCGCTGGTCGCGCTGTTGCCGGTCAACCACGAACTGGCGCGCCGCAAGTCCATCGGCCTGCCGGCGCTGCAGCATCTGCCGTTCATCCTGTTCGAAGCCGGCTTCGCGCTCAACCGCGTCATCCTCGACGCCTGCCGCCGCCACGGCTTCGAACCGACCGTCGTCGCGCGCAGCAGCCAGATCGACTTCGTCGTCGAGCTTGCCGCCGCCGGGCTCGGCATCGCCTTCCTGCCGCGCATGATCGCCGCTCAACGCAAACATCCCACGGTGCGGCACGTTTTGCTCGACGAGCCGGATACCGACTGGCACATCGCCATGATCTGGCGGCGCGGCGGTTATCTGTCTCATGCCGGCAGGGCCTGG
- a CDS encoding CidA/LrgA family protein — MTARSISTQVRHFIHRRWLAQVGILFGFWLLGEAAVRLTGLPVPGGVVGMLVVLVLLTTRRLSVFSMRRGAEWFLAEMMLFFVPAVLALLDHGELLGLLGLKVLAVIVGGTIAVMAVTGLTVDLCSRWTLRHAVSGPDIE, encoded by the coding sequence ATGACCGCGCGATCGATCAGCACCCAGGTGCGACACTTTATTCATCGCCGGTGGCTGGCCCAGGTGGGGATCCTTTTCGGGTTCTGGCTGCTCGGCGAGGCGGCCGTACGGTTGACCGGCCTGCCGGTACCGGGCGGCGTTGTCGGCATGCTGGTGGTGCTGGTGCTGCTGACGACGCGGCGTCTGAGCGTGTTCAGCATGCGCCGCGGCGCCGAATGGTTTCTCGCCGAGATGATGCTGTTCTTCGTGCCCGCCGTTCTGGCGCTGCTCGACCACGGCGAACTGCTCGGCCTTCTGGGCTTGAAAGTGCTGGCCGTGATCGTCGGCGGCACCATCGCGGTCATGGCCGTGACCGGGCTGACCGTGGATCTCTGCTCCCGTTGGACATTACGCCATGCCGTATCTGGCCCCGATATTGAATGA